A region from the Mercenaria mercenaria strain notata chromosome 7, MADL_Memer_1, whole genome shotgun sequence genome encodes:
- the LOC123553794 gene encoding sulfotransferase 1C2-like has product MDEKYLEKSDETEKKNRHVLPGEHVYEDVLFFGYTPADILDAVKEFKVRDDDVIIATYPKAGTTWLQEIAWLIMHDGDFDGAYRKPVYFRSPFLEFKDEVLNEVGLDLANPMPSPRVIKSHLPVKLMPKQIHEKDCKILVLFRNPKDLCVSYYHFYRSSSSFGKFTGTWEDFFEMFMEGHVDHGSWFDYTKSWWDMRNRENVKIVFYEDMKEDLHTEVANICEFLGKNLSEDLLKRIAEHCQFENMKRNPMTNHLDVYSINAKVSPLLRKGTVGDWKFHFTVSQNERFDKFYNDILGPLNIPFKYNLTAMT; this is encoded by the exons atggatgaaaaataCCTGGAAAAATCAGACGAAACGGAGAAAAAAAATCGACATGTTTTACCAG GCGAGCATGTTTACGAAGATGTCTTGTTCTTCGGCTACACACCTGCAGACATTCTGGACGCTGTGAAGGAGTTCAAAGTCCGAGACGATGACGTCATCATAGCAACATATCCAAAAGCTG GAACAACATGGTTGCAGGAAATAGCTTGGCTAATAATGCATGATGGAGATTTTGACGGTGCTTACCGAAAACCAGTCTACTTCCGGTCTCCATTTCTGGAGTTTAAGGACGAGGTTCTAAATGAGGTCGGCCTTGACCTTGCAAATCCGATGCCATCACCACGGGTTATCAAAAGCCATTTACCCGTGAAACTCATGCCAAAACAAATTCACGAAAAAGACTGCAAG ATATTAGTTTTGTTTCGAAACCCCAAGGACCTGTGCGTTTCCTACTATCATTTCTATCGCTCCAGCTCATCATTCGGCAAGTTCACAGGGACATGGGAAGATTTCTTCGAAATGTTCATGGAAGGGCACG TCGATCATGGTTCCTGGTTCGACTACACGAAGAGTTGGTGGGACATGCGAAACcgggaaaatgtaaaaattgtgtTCTATGAAGATATGAAAGAAGATCTTCATACTGAGGTGGCAAATATTTGTGAATTTCTTGGTAAAAATCTATCCGAAGATTTGTTGAAACGAATTGCGGAGCACTGTCAATTCGAGAACATGAAAAGAAACCCGATGACAAACCATCTTGATGTTTATTCCATTAACGCTAAAGTTTCTCCACTTCTCAGAAAAG GGACAGTTGGTGACTGGAAGTTCCACTTTACTGTATCACAGAATGAGAGATTTGACAAGTTCTACAACGATATTCTCGGACCACTGAATATACCTTTCAAGTATAATCTAACGGCAATGACATAA